The following proteins are encoded in a genomic region of Glycine max cultivar Williams 82 chromosome 18, Glycine_max_v4.0, whole genome shotgun sequence:
- the LOC100797593 gene encoding rho GDP-dissociation inhibitor 1-like — protein MSAAVSSTTPHLEEELKNKATNNKKKNNVGGESDQPPYNDGANSDVAEETEPEEDDDSKLESNKDLDLGPQFTLKEQLEKDKDDESLRKWKEQLLGSVDMSVVGSECKDPEVKILSLIITSPDKPDLTLPIPFTTDPKKSLFILKEGSKCQMKFTFTVSNNIVSGLKYTNVVWKTGVRVDSRKKMLGTFSPQQEPYTFELEEETIPSGMFVRGTYAARTKFVDDDRKCYLDVNYYFEIQKNRPTP, from the exons ATGTCTGCTGCTGTGTCCTCCACAACCCCTCATTTAGAGGAAGAGCTCAAAAACAAAGCAACaaacaacaagaagaagaacaacGTTGGTGGGGAATCAGACCAGCCCCCTTACAATGATGGTGCCAACTCTGATGTTGCTGAAGAAACTGAGCCAGAGGAAGATGATGACTCCAAGTTGGAATCTAACAAAGATTTGGATCTTGGCCCTCAATTCACTCTCAAGGAACAGCTTGAGAAAGACAAA GATGATGAAAGTTTGAGAAAATGGAAGGAGCAACTTCTGGGAAGTGTTGACATGTCTGTCGTTGGAAGTG AATGCAAAGACCCTGAAGTGAAGATATTGAGCCTCATTATTACAAGCCCAGATAAGCCTGACCTCACCCTGCCAATTCCATTTACTACTGATCCTAAGAAGAGTCTTTTCATCCTTAAGGAAGGAAGCAAATGCCAAATGAAATTCACCTTCACTGTCTCCAACAACATCGTTTCTGGTCTCAAATACACAAACGTTGTTTGGAAAACTGGCGTTAGAG TGGACAGCAGAAAAAAGATGTTGGGAACTTTTAGTCCTCAGCAGGAACCATATACATTTGAATTGGAAGAAGAAACTATCCCTTCTGGCATGTTCGTCAGGGGAACCTATGCAGCAAGAACCaag TTTGTAGACGACGATCGAAAATGCTACTTGGATGTCAATTACTACTTTGAAATTCAGAAGAACAGACCAACACCTTAA
- the LOC100820507 gene encoding 15-cis-zeta-carotene isomerase, chloroplastic, with product MAAPVVVSTSVSVCSNYGYHRRPSLSALSYYSNSISNANLKLSSQCFSNLLRSNSKAPIYCRKFVARTSIGENESESESEKDLGLVGEDSAAFELGKQKISSWIYFTAILGVVLCVLNVAWIDNSTGYGKAFIDAVSTLSDSHEVVMLILILIFAGVHSGLASFRNTGEKLIGERPFRVIFAGISLPLAVSTVVYFINHRYDGLQLWLLQDAPGLHQLLWLSNFISFFFLYPSTFNLLEVAAVDKPKLHLWETGIIRITRHPQMVGQVIWCLAHTIWIGNSVAVAASIGLIAHHLFGVWNGDRRLAIRYGEDFELVKSRTSVVPFAAILDGRQKLPKDFYKEFIRLPYLTVTALTLGAYFAHPLMQTASFNLHW from the exons ATGGCGGCCCCTGTTGTAGTGTCTACCTCTGTATCTGTGTGTTCCAACTATGGCTATCATCGTCGTCCATCCCTTTCCGCTCTCTCTTATTATTCGAACTCAATCTCCAACGCAAACCTAAAACTGAGTTCGCAATGTTTCTCCAACTTGCTTCGTTCGAATTCAAAAGCCCCGATTTATTGTCGCAAGTTTGTTGCTCGCACTTCAATTGGAGAGaatgagagtgagagtgagagtgagaaggATTTAGGGTTAGTAGGGGAGGACTCTGCGGCGTTTGAATTGGGCAAACAGAAAATATCTTCGTGGATTTATTTCACCGCTATTTTAGGAGTCGTTCTCTGCGTTCTCAACGTCGCATGGATTGATAATTCAACTGGCTACGGCAAAGCTTTTATTGACGCCGTTTCTACCCTTTCCGATTCTCACGAG GTGGTAATGTTGATTCTAATTCTTATATTTGCTGGTGTTCATAGTGGCTTAGCTAGCTTCCGGAACACTGGCGAGAAACTCATTGGAGAAAGACCTTTCCGTGTAATTTTTGCAGGGATATCACTACCTTTGGCTGTCAGTACTGTT GTGTATTTTATTAACCACAGATATGATGGACTTCAACTCTGGCTGCTCCAGGATGCTCCTGGGCTTCATCAACTTCTGTGGCTTTCgaatttcatttctttctttttcctatatCCTTCAACTTTCAATCTTTTAGAGGTTGCAGCTGTTGACAAGCCTAAATTACATCTATGGGAAACTGGGATCATAAGAATAACCCGGCATCCACAG ATGGTTGGCCAGGTTATCTGGTGTCTTGCTCATACGATTTGGATCGGAAATTCCGTGGCTGTTGCAGCTTCAATTGGCTTAATTGCACATCATCTATTTGGTGTCTGGAATGGAGACAGGCGACTGGCTATAAGATATGGGGAGGATTTTGAATTAGTCAAGAGTCGAACAAGTGTTGTCCCTTTTGCAGCAATCCTTGATGGCCGACAAAAGCTACCTAAAGATTTCTACAAGGAGTTTATTCGACTGCCATACTTGACAGTTACTGCACTAACTTTAGGTGCTTACTTTGCACACCCGCTTATGCAGACTGCTAGTTTCAATCTTCATTGGTAG
- the LOC100790897 gene encoding amino acid transporter AVT1H: MWGKILKSIRKSLISLQQKCMNSRKSEVDSSVSVHGVQWANCKCCIEESNCDHINAAEGASNVDAQRDANANSSFTHAVINMVGMLIGLGQLSTPYAVENGGWSSAFLLMGLGMMCAYSSHILGICLRKNPKLTSFVDIGKHAFGSKGRNVAATIIYMEIFMALVSYTISLHDNLTTVFLGTNLNLHLPNFSSSQLLTVVAVLIAMPSLWIRDLSSISFLSSVGILMSLLIFLCVAATALLGYVQSNHTIPVLHLHNIPSVSGLYVFGYGGHIVFPELYTAMKDPSKFTKVSIVSFAVVTAIYTTLGFMGAKMFGKDVKSQITLSMAPEHIVTKIALWATVVAPMTKYALEFTPFAIQLEHALPSSMSARTKTIIRGCIGSFSLLVILTLALSVPYFEHVLSLTGSLVSVAVCLILPCAFYVKICWGQISKPLLLLNLFLIIFGFVLAVMGTISSSQLLLKNLQSHNLRHKE, encoded by the exons atgtgGGGCAAGATATTGAAATCCATAAGGAAAAGTCTCATAAGCCTTCAACAGAAGTGTATGAATTCTCGAAAGAGTGAAGTTGATAGTAGTGTGTCAGTGCATGGTGTGCAGTGGGCAAATTGCAAGTGTTGCATAGAGGAAAGCAATTGTGACCACATTAATGCCGCAGAAGGCGCAAGTAATGTCGACGCCCAGCGTGATGCTAACGCCAACAGTTCTTTCACTCATGCTGTCATTAACATGGTGGGGATGCTCATAG GTTTGGGGCAACTGTCAACTCCATATGCTGTAGAAAATGGAGGGTGGTCATCTGCATTCTTGCTTATGGGACTAGGGATGATGTGTGCTTATAGTTCTCACATACTTGGAATATGCCTTAGAAAGAATCCCAAGTTAACAAGTTTCGTGGATATTGGGAAGCATGCATTTGGATCAAAAGGAAGAAACGTGGCTGCAACAATCATCTACATGGAAATCTTCATGGCCCTCGTTTCCTACACCATCTCACTACATGATAATTTGACCACAGTCTTTTTGGGGACAAATTTGAATCTGCACTTGCCTAACTTTTCTTCATCCCAGCTCCTAACCGTGGTGGCAGTCTTGATTGCCATGCCTAGTTTGTGGATCAGAGACCTTTCTTccatatctttcctttcaagtGTTGGCATTCTCATGTCTCTGCTCATTTTCCTGTGTGTAGCAGCCACTGCACTCTTAGGATATGTCCAATCTAATCATACCATACCTGTCCTCCACCTCCATAATATTCCATCCGTATCTGGCCTTTACGTTTTCGGCTATGGAGGACATATTGTTTTCCCTGAATTATATACAGCCATGAAAGACCCCTCCAAATTTACCAAG GTTTCTATAGTGAGCTTCGCGGTAGTTACAGCAATTTACACGACATTGGGGTTCATGGGTGCGAAGATGTTTGGTAAGGATGTGAAGTCTCAGATCACACTTAGCATGGCACCGGAGCACATCGTAACAAAGATTGCTCTGTGGGCAACCGTGGTGGCACCCATGACCAAATATGCGCTAGAATTCACCCCATTTGCAATTCAACTAGAGCATGCACTTCCAAGTTCCATGAGTGCCAGGACCAAAACGATAATTAGAGGCTGCATAGGTTCATTTTCACTTTTGGTCATACTAACCCTTGCTCTCTCGGTTCCATATTTTGAGCATGTACTAAGTCTCACTGGTTCCCTTGTTAGTGTTGCCGTTTGTTTAATTTTGCCTTGTGCTTTCTACGTTAAGATATGTTGGGGTCAGATATCAAAGCCTCTCTTACTCCTAAACCTCTTTCTCATCATATTCGGCTTTGTTCTTGCCGTGATGGGCACCATTTCCTCCTCACAGTTACTACTCAAAAATCTTCAATCACATAACTTGAGGCACAAGGAATGA
- the LOC100811278 gene encoding ferritin-3, chloroplastic — FSLLKANTDHILPLPNFSFSGIICYSQSQGKNLVPCATKDSNNHPLTDVIFEPFEEVKKELNLVPTVPQASLARKKYTNDYKATIKEQISVEYNVSYVYHVIFAYFDRDNVALKGLAKVFKESSEEERVHAEKLMEYQV, encoded by the exons ttctctctcctcaaAGCCAACACCGACCATATACTCCCTCTCcccaacttttctttttctggtaTTATTTGCTATTCTCAGTCTCAGGGCAAAAACTTGGTTCCATGCGCTACCAAGGACTCCAACAACCACCCCTTAACCGATGTCATTTTTGAACCCTTTGAAGAGGTCAAGAAGGAGCTCAACCTTGTTCCCACCGTCCCACAAGCTTCCCTTGCTCGtaaaaaatacaccaatgaCTACAAGGCTACCATAAAAGAACAAATCAG CGTGGAGTACAATGTTTCGTATGTTTATCATGTGATATTTGCCTACTTTGATAGGGATAATGTCGCGCTCAAGGGTCTTGCCAA GGTTTTCAAGGAGTCAAGCGAAGAGGAAAGGGTGCATGCTGAGAAATTAATGGAATATCAAGTATAA
- the MADS28 gene encoding MADS transcription factor, whose protein sequence is MGRGRVELKRIENKINRQVTFAKRRNGLLKKAYELSVLCDAEVALIIFSNRGKQYEFCSGSSMLKTLERYQKCNYGAPEDNVATKEALVLELSSQQEYLRLKARYEALQRSQRNLMGEDLGPLSSKELESLERQLDSSLKQIRSIRTQFMLDQLSDLQRKEHFLGESNRDLRQRLEEFQINPLQLNPSAEDMGYGRHPGQPQGHALFQPLECEPTLQIGYHPDPVSVVTEGPSMNNYMAGWLP, encoded by the exons atggGAAGGGGAAGAGTGGAGTTGAAGAGAATTGAGAACAAGATCAACAGGCAAGTGACCTTTGCAAAACGAAGGAACGGGCTTTTGAAGAAAGCTTATGAGCTTTCCGTTCTTTGTGATGCCGAGGTTGCTCTCATCATCTTCTCCAATAGAGGAAAGCAGTACGAGTTTTGCAGCGGTTCAAG CATGCTCAAAACGCTGGAGAGGTACCAGAAATGCAACTATGGAGCGCCTGAGGACAATGTGGCAACAAAGGAAGCCTTGGTATTG GAGTTAAGCAGTCAACAAGAATACTTGAGGCTGAAAGCACGTTATGAAGCTCTACAACGTTCTCAAAG GAACCTTATGGGAGAAGATCTTGGCCCTCTAAGCAGCAAAGAGCTTGAATCACTTGAAAGGCAGCTAGATTCGTCTTTGAAGCAAATCAGATCAATAAGG ACCCAATTCATGCTGGATCAGCTTTCTGATCTACAACGTAAG GAACACTTTCTAGGTGAGTCAAACAGAGATCTCAGACAAAGG TTGGAAGAGTTTCAAATAAATCCACTCCAACTGAATCCCAGTGCTGAAGATATGGGGTATGGACGCCATCCAGGTCAGCCCCAAGGCCATGCTCTCTTTCAACCATTGGAGTGTGAGCCAACCTTGCAAATTGG ATATCATCCTGATCCAGTATCAGTGGTGACAGAAGGCCCAAGCATGAATAATTACATGGCAGGATGGTTACCATGA
- the MADS28 gene encoding MADS transcription factor isoform X1: MGRGRVELKRIENKINRQVTFAKRRNGLLKKAYELSVLCDAEVALIIFSNRGKQYEFCSGSSMLKTLERYQKCNYGAPEDNVATKEALELSSQQEYLRLKARYEALQRSQRNLMGEDLGPLSSKELESLERQLDSSLKQIRSIRTQFMLDQLSDLQRKEHFLGESNRDLRQRLEEFQINPLQLNPSAEDMGYGRHPGQPQGHALFQPLECEPTLQIGYHPDPVSVVTEGPSMNNYMAGWLP, from the exons atggGAAGGGGAAGAGTGGAGTTGAAGAGAATTGAGAACAAGATCAACAGGCAAGTGACCTTTGCAAAACGAAGGAACGGGCTTTTGAAGAAAGCTTATGAGCTTTCCGTTCTTTGTGATGCCGAGGTTGCTCTCATCATCTTCTCCAATAGAGGAAAGCAGTACGAGTTTTGCAGCGGTTCAAG CATGCTCAAAACGCTGGAGAGGTACCAGAAATGCAACTATGGAGCGCCTGAGGACAATGTGGCAACAAAGGAAGCCTTG GAGTTAAGCAGTCAACAAGAATACTTGAGGCTGAAAGCACGTTATGAAGCTCTACAACGTTCTCAAAG GAACCTTATGGGAGAAGATCTTGGCCCTCTAAGCAGCAAAGAGCTTGAATCACTTGAAAGGCAGCTAGATTCGTCTTTGAAGCAAATCAGATCAATAAGG ACCCAATTCATGCTGGATCAGCTTTCTGATCTACAACGTAAG GAACACTTTCTAGGTGAGTCAAACAGAGATCTCAGACAAAGG TTGGAAGAGTTTCAAATAAATCCACTCCAACTGAATCCCAGTGCTGAAGATATGGGGTATGGACGCCATCCAGGTCAGCCCCAAGGCCATGCTCTCTTTCAACCATTGGAGTGTGAGCCAACCTTGCAAATTGG ATATCATCCTGATCCAGTATCAGTGGTGACAGAAGGCCCAAGCATGAATAATTACATGGCAGGATGGTTACCATGA
- the LOC100799356 gene encoding uncharacterized protein: protein MMRGRRRHQDEQSRALYDLSSLVLNLLRSPLTFSDEVPPASRRPGQAQISPAGFASLLLGISLALMLCGSVTFFIGFVLMPWVLGLVMLFYVAGILSTLSVFGRSILCYATSPPSPRKDIPAWKLM from the exons ATGATgaggggaagaaggagacatCAAGATGAGCAATCTCGTGCTTTGTACGACCTCTCCTCTCTCGTTCTCAACCTCCTTCGCTCGCCTCTGACGTTCTCCGACGAGGTTCCGCCAGCGTCACGGCGTCCGGGCCAGGCTCAGATATCCCCGGCGGGATTCGCGTCGTTGCTGCTGGGAATATCCCTGGCGTTGATGCTGTGTGGATCTGTGACGTTCTTCATCGGGTTCGTGTTGATGCCGTGGGTTCTGGGATTGGTCATGCTCTTCTACGTCGCCGGAATCCTCTCCACCCTCTCCGTCTTCGGCCGCTCCATTCTCTGCTACGCCACCTCCCCACCCTCGCCGCGTAAGGACATTCCCG CATGGAAGCTTATGTGA
- the LOC100527578 gene encoding uncharacterized protein, with amino-acid sequence MADWGPVVIAVVLFVLLSPGLLFQLPGRSRVVEFGNMQTSAISILVHTIIFFGLITIFLIAIGVHIYTG; translated from the coding sequence atggcGGATTGGGGTCCAGTGGTGATAGCAGTGGTGCTGTTTGTGTTGCTTAGCCCTGGTCTTCTGTTTCAATTGCCTGGGAGGAGCAGAGTGGTAGAGTTTGGGAACATGCAAACCAGTGCAATTTCTATCTTGGTCCACACAATCATCTTCTTTGGTCTCATTACCATCTTTCTTATTGCTATTGGTGTGCATATCTACACTGGCTAG